The Kitasatospora albolonga nucleotide sequence CGAGCTGTGGGACGCCTTCCCCGAAGGGCGTCGCGTCGATCTGCGTACGGGCACAGCCGAGTCGGACGATCCCGTCGCAGGGGCCGGGTGGGGGGCCGAACGTACCGTCCGTGCCGCCGTCGTGGCGATGCTGCTGCTCGGTGCGCACGACGGTGACCGGGGCTCCGGCACCGTGGCCTCCCTGCGGCTCGCGGGGGCCCGTGTCACCGGGCGTCTCGATCTGTCCGGGGCGGAGGTCTCGCACCTGTTCTCCCTGGTGGGCTGTCGGCTGGAGGAACCGGTGCGGCTGTACGGTGCCACCACCCGGACGGTCGTGATCACGGACAGCTGGGTTCCGGGGGTCGACTGCGAACTCGCCCGTATCGGGGGCGACCTGGATCTGCGGCGGTCCGTTGTCGAAGGCGGCTCCCTCAACCTCATCAACGCCCGCATGGCCGGGAACCTGCTGGTCTCGGACGCCGAGATCGCGGGCACGGACGAGTGGGCGGTGCTCGGCGGCGGCCTGATCCTGGAGGGCAGCGTCTTCGGGCAGCGGCTCATCACCCGGGGCGGACTGAGGCTGCCGGGCGCCCAGTTGCTCAGCGGGCTGTTCCTGCAAGGCGCACGGCTGGGGGACACCGAAGGCGTCGCGCTGGCCGCAGAGGTCATGGCCGCTTCGTCCGTGGACTGCTCCCAGGGGTTCACCGCCCAGGGGCAGGTGGTGCTGCGGAGCGCCCGCATAGCAGGTCTGCTGAGCTTCGAAGACGCTCATCTGAACGGGGACGGCATCGCCCTGGACTGTGTGTCGATGGTGGTGGGGGAGCTCGATCACCGGCCCGCCGCGCCGCCCTCGGGGGTGGTGGATCTCCGGTCCGCCCAGGCCACCTGGTTCCGGGACAGCGAGCGGTCCCGGCCAGGGAAGGTGCTCCTGGACGGGTTCACCTACGGGGGCATCCGGTCGGCCGGGGGTGGCTCGTCCGTGGTGCGTGGGGGCGACGAGGTGAGCCGTCGGCTGGACTGGGTGCGGCGGAATCCCGGCTACGCGCCACAGCCGTACGAGCAACTCGCCGCCTGGTACCGGAAGATCGGCCATGACGACGACGCCCGCCGCGTGCTGCTGGCCAAGCAGCGTCATCGGCGCCTGGGCCTCTCCCTGCCGGCGCGCCTGTGGGGGCACCTGCTCGACGTGACCGTGGGCTACGGCTACCGGCCCTGGATGGCCGGTGTCTGGCTCCTCGCGCTGACCCTGCTGGGCACGCTGGCCTTCAGTACGCACGAGCCCCGCCCGGTCAAGGAGGGCGAAGGCAGTCCGTTCCAGCCCTTCGTCTACACCCTCGACCTCCTGATCCCCATCGGTGACCTGGGGCAGCGCTCCGGGTGGTACTGGTCGGAGGGCGGTCTCCAGTGGCTGGCCTACCTGCTGATCGCCTTCGGCTGGGTGCTGACGACCGCCCTCGTCGCCGGGGTCACCCGCGCTCTCCAGAAGAGCTGAGCCGTCGCGCAGGCACCGGTCGTCCGGCCGGGGCGGAGGCCGGTGTGTTTGAGTTGGGCGTCGCGGCCGCCCCGCGCCTCAGTGGTCATGAGAAGCGTTCATGAGAAGAGTCCGTCCCGATGATGCACGTGAAGCATGTTCTTGTTCTGGGAGGGACCACCGAGGGGCGGCTGCTGGCCGAGCGCCTCGCCGGTGACCCGCGCGTCCGCGTCACCACCTCGCTCGCCGGGCGCGTGGCCGCTCCCCGGCTGCCGCCCGGTGATGTGCGCGTCGGTGGGTTCGGCGGGAGCGACGGGCTTGCCTCGTGGGTACGGGAGCACCGCGTCGATCTCCTCGTCGATGCCACCCACCCCTTCGCCGCCACCATGAGCCGGAACGCCGCCGAGGCCGCCGCCCGGGCCCGCGTTCCCCTCCTCGCCCTCCGTCGGCCCGGCTGGGTGGCCCAGGACGGCGACCGCTGGCACTCCGTCGCCTCCCTTGCCGAGGCCGCCGAGCTGCTGCCCGCACTCGGTGAGCGGGTCTTCCTCACCACCGGGCGGATGGGGCTCGCCGCCTTCGCGGGAGCGGGACTCGACGCGTTGTGGTTTCTCGTACGGTCCGTCGACGCGCCGGAGCCGCCCTGCCCTCGGAGGATGGACATGCTGCTCGACCGGGGGCCGTTCGAGCTGGAGGGGGAGCGGGAGATTCTGCGTCGCCACCGCATCGACGTTCTCGTCACCAAGGACAGCGGCGGCGACGCCACCGCGCCCAAGCTCACCGCCGCCCGTGAGGCCGGGATTCCCGTCGTGGTCGTGCGGCGGCCACCCGTACCGGAAGGGGTGCCGGTGGCCGCCACACCCGACGAGGCCGTGGAGTGGGTCGTGCGGAGGCTTTACGCGGAGGGCTCCGCGGGCTCCGGGTAGCGGCGCGGGGTCCACACGATGGAGCTGCCCGACTCACCCCGCCGCACCCACCGCGTCTGCGACGAGCCCACGATCAGCAGCGTCCGCATGTCCACCTCCGCCGGGTCGACATCGGCCAGCCGCACCGTACGGACGCTCTCCGTCGGGCCGCCCACGTCCCGTGCCAGCACGACCGGGGTGTCCGGAGAGCGGTGCTCCAGGAGAAGGTCGCGGGCCTTGGCCACCTGCCACGTACGGGACTTGGAGCCCGGGTTGTAGAGCGCCAGCACCAGGTCCGCCGAGGCCGCCGCGCGGAGGCGTTCCGCGATGACCTCCCACGGTTTGAGGCGGTCCGAGAGGGAGATCGTGGCGTAGTCGTGGCCCAGCGGTGCGCCGGCGCGCGCCGCCGCCGCGTTGGCCGCGGTGACCCCCGGCAGGACCCGTACGGGAATCTCCGCGTACTCCTCCTGCGAGGCCACCTCCAGCACCGCCGTCGCCATCGCGAAGACCCCCGGGTCGCCGCCCGAGACCACCGCGACCCGGTGGCCCCGGCGGGCCAGGTCCAGCGCGAACTCCGCCCGCTCCGACTCCACCTTGTTGTCCGAGCCGTGCCGCGCCTGGCCGGGGCGGACCGGGACCCGGTCCAGGTAGGTCGTGTACCCGACCAGGGCGTCGGCCGCCGCCAGAGCGCCCCGCGTCTCCGGGGTCAGCCACAGCGGGCCCGCCGGGCCGGTGCCCACGACGGCCACCTCACCGGAGCCCGGCCGCCCGGAGGGGCGCGGCGCGTCGATACGGCTCGGCAGCACCGCCACCGAGAAGTACGGGACGGATGCGGGGTCGATGTCCGCGAGGTCGCCCGTGCGCTCCCCGGCCATGGTCGCCCGCTCCACGTACCGCGCCTCCGCCAGCCGCCCCGACGCCTCGAACGCCCCGCGCACCGCCGGGAACGTACGCCCCAGCTTCATCACCACCGCCGTGTCCGTCGCCGCGAGACGGGCCGTCAGCTCCTCCTCCGGGAGCGTGCCGGGGAGGATCGTGAGGATCTCCTCGCCCTCCACCAGCGGGGTGCCGAGGCGGGCCGCCGCCGCGCTCACCGACGTGACGCCGGGGATGACGTCGGTGGCGTACCGGTCGGCCAGCCGCTTGTGCATGTGCATGTACGAGCCGTAGAACATCGGGTCGCCCTCGGCGAGGACCGCCACCGTCCGGCCCGCGTCCAGGTGCGCCGCGAGCCGGGCCGCGGCCTTCTCGTAGAACTCCTCCAGCGCGCCCCGGTAGCCGCCGGGATGGTCCGTGGTCTCCGTCGTGACCGGGTAGACCAGGGGCTCCTCGATGTGGTCGGGCCGCAGGTGCGCGGCGGCGATGGAGCGGGCGATCGAACGGCCGTGGCGGGCGCTGTGGTACGCGATCACGTCCGCCTCGCCGATCGCCCGGACCGCCCGGAGCGTCATCAGGTCCGGGTCGCCGGGGCCGAGGCCGACGCCGTAGAGGCGGCCCGTGCTGGTGTCTTTCACCGGGGAAGTCACTGGGGAGTTCACTACTCTTCCTCGCTCGCGATGGCGTTGAGCGCCGCCGCCGCTATCGCGCTGCCGCCGCGCCTGCCCCGGATGATCAGGTGCTCCAGGCCCGACGGGTGTTCGGCCAGGGCCTCCTTCGACTCCATCGCGCCGACGAAGCCGACCGGGACGCCGATGACGGCGGCCGGGCGCGGGGCGCCCTCCTCGATCATCTCCAGCAGCCGGAACAGGGCCGTCGGCGCGTTGCCGACCGCGACCACCGCCCCCTCCAGCCGGTCCCGCCACAGCTCCAGGGCCGCCGCACTCCGCGTGGTTCCCATCTTCGCGGCCAGCTCCGGCACGGACGGGTCGGAGAGCGTGCACACCACGTCGTTGTCCGCGGGCAGCCGCTTGCGGGTGACCCCGCTGGCCACCATCGCCACATCGCAGAGGATCGGTGCGCCGGAGCGCAGGGCGGCGCGGGCGTCGGCCACGACGTCCGGCGAGAAGACGAGATCGCGTACGAGGTCGACCATCCCGCAGGCGTGGATCATCCGGACGGCGACCTGGCTCACGTCGGCGGGCAGCCCGGCGAGATCCGCCTCCGCGCGGATGGTGGCGAAGGACTGGCGGTAGATCGCCGGTCCGTCCTTCTC carries:
- a CDS encoding precorrin-3B C(17)-methyltransferase — protein: MKDTSTGRLYGVGLGPGDPDLMTLRAVRAIGEADVIAYHSARHGRSIARSIAAAHLRPDHIEEPLVYPVTTETTDHPGGYRGALEEFYEKAAARLAAHLDAGRTVAVLAEGDPMFYGSYMHMHKRLADRYATDVIPGVTSVSAAAARLGTPLVEGEEILTILPGTLPEEELTARLAATDTAVVMKLGRTFPAVRGAFEASGRLAEARYVERATMAGERTGDLADIDPASVPYFSVAVLPSRIDAPRPSGRPGSGEVAVVGTGPAGPLWLTPETRGALAAADALVGYTTYLDRVPVRPGQARHGSDNKVESERAEFALDLARRGHRVAVVSGGDPGVFAMATAVLEVASQEEYAEIPVRVLPGVTAANAAAARAGAPLGHDYATISLSDRLKPWEVIAERLRAAASADLVLALYNPGSKSRTWQVAKARDLLLEHRSPDTPVVLARDVGGPTESVRTVRLADVDPAEVDMRTLLIVGSSQTRWVRRGESGSSIVWTPRRYPEPAEPSA
- a CDS encoding oxidoreductase yields the protein MLSYEELTPPERELWDAFPEGRRVDLRTGTAESDDPVAGAGWGAERTVRAAVVAMLLLGAHDGDRGSGTVASLRLAGARVTGRLDLSGAEVSHLFSLVGCRLEEPVRLYGATTRTVVITDSWVPGVDCELARIGGDLDLRRSVVEGGSLNLINARMAGNLLVSDAEIAGTDEWAVLGGGLILEGSVFGQRLITRGGLRLPGAQLLSGLFLQGARLGDTEGVALAAEVMAASSVDCSQGFTAQGQVVLRSARIAGLLSFEDAHLNGDGIALDCVSMVVGELDHRPAAPPSGVVDLRSAQATWFRDSERSRPGKVLLDGFTYGGIRSAGGGSSVVRGGDEVSRRLDWVRRNPGYAPQPYEQLAAWYRKIGHDDDARRVLLAKQRHRRLGLSLPARLWGHLLDVTVGYGYRPWMAGVWLLALTLLGTLAFSTHEPRPVKEGEGSPFQPFVYTLDLLIPIGDLGQRSGWYWSEGGLQWLAYLLIAFGWVLTTALVAGVTRALQKS
- the cobH gene encoding precorrin-8X methylmutase (catalyzes the interconversion of precorrin-8X and hydrogenobyrinate), which translates into the protein MHQYEKDGPAIYRQSFATIRAEADLAGLPADVSQVAVRMIHACGMVDLVRDLVFSPDVVADARAALRSGAPILCDVAMVASGVTRKRLPADNDVVCTLSDPSVPELAAKMGTTRSAAALELWRDRLEGAVVAVGNAPTALFRLLEMIEEGAPRPAAVIGVPVGFVGAMESKEALAEHPSGLEHLIIRGRRGGSAIAAAALNAIASEEE
- a CDS encoding cobalt-precorrin-6A reductase, with translation MMHVKHVLVLGGTTEGRLLAERLAGDPRVRVTTSLAGRVAAPRLPPGDVRVGGFGGSDGLASWVREHRVDLLVDATHPFAATMSRNAAEAAARARVPLLALRRPGWVAQDGDRWHSVASLAEAAELLPALGERVFLTTGRMGLAAFAGAGLDALWFLVRSVDAPEPPCPRRMDMLLDRGPFELEGEREILRRHRIDVLVTKDSGGDATAPKLTAAREAGIPVVVVRRPPVPEGVPVAATPDEAVEWVVRRLYAEGSAGSG